The DNA segment AATATGTGTGCGAGCCCAAGTTCGACGGCCTGGCCATGAGCCTGCGCTACGAGCAGGGCCGCCTGGTCCATGCCGTCACGCGCGGGGACGGCGAGGTGGGCGAGGAGGTGACGCACAACATCCGCACCATCCGCCAGATTCCGTTGACCTTGCCGACAGGTGTGGGCGGCGTACCGCCGGTACTGGAAGTGCGCGGCGAGGTGTATATGCGCCGCGCCGACCTGGAAAAGCTCAATGCCCGCCAGGAGGCCGCAGGTGCCAAGCTGTTTGCCAACCCGCGCAACGCCGCGGCCGGTGCCGTGCGCCAGCTTGACAGCAATATCGCCGCCCAGCGCCCGCTGTCCTTTTTTGCCTACGGCATGGGGGATGTCACGCCGGTGGCGGAAGGGGGGCCACAGTTTGGCACCCATTACGCCCTGCTGCAGCAGCTCAAGGCCTGGGGATTCCCGGTGGCGCCGCAGGTGCAGATCGCCCATGGTGCTGCCGAACTGGTGGCGTTTCATGCCCGCATGGGGGCCGAGCGCGCCACGCTGCCGTACGAGATCGATGGTGTGGTCTACAAGGTCAACAGTCTGGCCCTGCAGCGCCAGTTGGGCTTTGTCACGCGCGAGCCGCGCTGGGCCGTGGCCCACAAATACCCGGCGGAAGAGATGCCCACCGTGATGGAAGGCATCGATGTGCAGGTGGGGCGTACCGGCAAGCTCACCCCTGTGGCGCGTCTGGCGCCGGTGGCGGTCGGTGGGGTGGTGGTGACCAATGCCACCTTGCACAACCTGTTCGAGACGCGCAAGAAAGGCGTGCGCGTGGGGGACACGGTGATCGTGCGCCGCGCGGGGGACGTGATTCCCGAGGTCGTCGGCAGGGTGCCCGGTACGCGGGCCGCCTATGTGCCCAATTTCCGCATGCCCGCTGCGTGCCCTATCTGCGGCAGTGCCGTGGTGCGCGAAAAAGGCGAGGCCAACCACCGCTGCACCGGCGGGCTGTTCTGTGCTGCCCAGCGCAAGGAAGCGCTGCTGCATTTTGCCGCCCGCCGTGCCATGGACATTGAAGGTCTGGGCGACAAGCTGGTGGACCAGCTGGTGGATGGCAATGTGGTGCGCACGCTGCCCGATCTGTACAAGCTGGGTTTGACATCGCTGGTGGCACTGGACCGCATGGCCGAAAAGTCGGCGCAGAACGTGCTAGATGCGCTGGAGAAGTCCAAGTCCACCACGCTGCCGCGTTTTCTGTTCGGGCTGGGCATCCGCAATGTGGGGGAGGCCACGGCCAAGGATCTGGCGCGGCACTTCGGCCTGCTGGACGCCATCATGGACGCCAGCGTGGAACAACTGCTGGAAGTGCGTGACGTGGGTCCCATCGTGGCGGACAGCATCCACACCTTTTTTGCGCAGCCCCACAACCGTGAGGTGGTGGAGCAGCTGCGTGCCTGCGGGGTGCACTGGGAAGAGGGCGCACCGGCCGAAAAGCCGGCCCAGATCCTGGCTGGCATGACGGTGGTGCTGACTGGCACCCTGCCCACGCTGACGCGCGATGCTGCCAAGGACATGCTGGAAGCCGCTGGCGCCAAGGTGGCCGGCTCGGTCAGCAAGAAGACCAGCTATGTGGTGGCCGGGGCAGACGCCGGCAGCAAGCTGGCCAA comes from the Comamonas terrigena NBRC 13299 genome and includes:
- the ligA gene encoding NAD-dependent DNA ligase LigA, whose product is MTENFDLFSGETPSASATPAPNAVVAKVQALRAQLQQWAHEYYVQDAPTVPDGEYDRVFQQLQGLEGAYPQLITPDSPTQRVIGAVLDGLTPVRHVVPMLSIRTETDTEATGAEAFDARIRRELELDDSAPAVEYVCEPKFDGLAMSLRYEQGRLVHAVTRGDGEVGEEVTHNIRTIRQIPLTLPTGVGGVPPVLEVRGEVYMRRADLEKLNARQEAAGAKLFANPRNAAAGAVRQLDSNIAAQRPLSFFAYGMGDVTPVAEGGPQFGTHYALLQQLKAWGFPVAPQVQIAHGAAELVAFHARMGAERATLPYEIDGVVYKVNSLALQRQLGFVTREPRWAVAHKYPAEEMPTVMEGIDVQVGRTGKLTPVARLAPVAVGGVVVTNATLHNLFETRKKGVRVGDTVIVRRAGDVIPEVVGRVPGTRAAYVPNFRMPAACPICGSAVVREKGEANHRCTGGLFCAAQRKEALLHFAARRAMDIEGLGDKLVDQLVDGNVVRTLPDLYKLGLTSLVALDRMAEKSAQNVLDALEKSKSTTLPRFLFGLGIRNVGEATAKDLARHFGLLDAIMDASVEQLLEVRDVGPIVADSIHTFFAQPHNREVVEQLRACGVHWEEGAPAEKPAQILAGMTVVLTGTLPTLTRDAAKDMLEAAGAKVAGSVSKKTSYVVAGADAGSKLAKAEELGVKVLDEAGMLALLQGGNVDGGA